In Asterias amurensis chromosome 4, ASM3211899v1, one genomic interval encodes:
- the LOC139935798 gene encoding small integral membrane protein 20-like produces the protein MAHLSKIWTKNTAIIAGLVGFIGLALYPVVVAPAINPRKWQAVQKETRKGVDQQSIQPGGMRVWSDPFGPRSDQSRGTSKEHTK, from the exons ATGGCGCATCTGTCGAAGATCTGGACAAAGAATACTGCAATCATCGCTGGTCTCGTTGGCTTTATTGGACTAGCTCTATATCCAGTTGTTGTTGCTCCAGCTATCAATCCAAGGAAGTGGc AGGCAGTGCAGAAGGAAACAAGAAAAGGTGTTGATCAACAAAGCATCCAGCCTGGAG GTATGAGAGTTTGGAGTGATCCTTTTGGACCTCGATCAGACCAGAGTAGGGGAACAAGTAAGGAGCACACAAAGTGA